In Amia ocellicauda isolate fAmiCal2 chromosome 7, fAmiCal2.hap1, whole genome shotgun sequence, one genomic interval encodes:
- the LOC136753565 gene encoding phospholipid scramblase family member 5 isoform X1, which yields MLGMRSDLLMSFQGMSAVTAQPVPFRLLERERHIESLFRAFRGGQPRHSGISRSLGHGVSPRLTGSEDHGRGQERDRKASRAGAGGVAALELRYLKETELQAGLSAASEPEGAGGPSGQGLELLERVSQLCITARPELQGPQCEPGRSYSISSRSLSQLYVAVEESTCLCLQCCGPARSCSLRGYNRQAQEVFLFERPLRVDACCLGCCLMEMRAFTADQQLIGTVCQRWSMFTPLLEIRDSDGTSPIRIQGPCCPCRCYSNQEFQVVSKIGDKLGKIWKKWPGFNEDYNMDHEYFGIDVPLEMSPKTKVLVLAAAFLLNHMFFEMS from the exons ATGCTGGGCATGCGGTCAGATCTGCTGATGTCATTTCAGGGGATGTCGGCCGTGACGGCCCAGCCGGTTCCCTTCAGgctgctggagagagagaggcacatCGAGTCTCTGTTCAGGGCCTTCCGTGGAGGACAGCCCCGGCACAGTGGTATCAGTCGCTCCCTGGGGCATGGGGTCTCTCCCAGGCTCACGGGCTCCGAAGACCATGGCCGGGGACAGGAACGTGACAGGAAAGCCAGTCGGGCAGGGGCGGGAGGGGTGGCTGCTCTGGAGCTACGGTACCTGAAGGAGACGGAGCTGCAGGCTGGCCTCTCTGCGGCATCAGAACCAGAGGGTGCTGGAGGTCCCAGTGGACAAGGCCTGGAGCTGCTGGAGAGAGTGAGCCAGCTCTGCATCACTGCCAGGCCGGAGCTGCAAG GTCCACAGTGTGAGCCCGGGAGGTCCTACAGCATCTCCTCAAGATCCCTGAGTCAGTTGTATGTAGCTGTTGAAG AGAGCACATGCCTCTGTCTCCAGTGCTGCGGTCCCGCCCGGTCATGCTCTCTCCGGGGCTACAACAGACAGGCCCAGGAGGTCTTCCTGTTCGAGAGGCCCCTGAGAGTGGATGCCTGCTGTCTAGGCTGCTGTCTGATGGAAATGAGGGCCTTCACGGCGGACCAGCAGCTGATTGGCACCGTGTGCCAAAG ATGGAGCATGTTCACCCCTCTCCTGGAAATCCGTGACTCTGATGGGACTTCCCCCATCCGAATCCAGGGCCCCTGCTGTCCCTGCCGCTGCTATTCCAACCAGGAGTTTCAG GTGGTGTCCAAAATTGGAGACAAGCTGGGCAAGATATGGAAAAAATGGCCTGGTTTCAATGAAGACTACAACATGGACCATGAATACTTTGGGATAGATG TGCCTCTGGAAATGAGTCCCAAAACTAAAGTGCTGGTGCTGGCTGCTGCTTTCTTGTTG AACCACATGTTCTTTGAGATGAGCTGA
- the LOC136753565 gene encoding phospholipid scramblase family member 5 isoform X2, with protein MSAVTAQPVPFRLLERERHIESLFRAFRGGQPRHSGISRSLGHGVSPRLTGSEDHGRGQERDRKASRAGAGGVAALELRYLKETELQAGLSAASEPEGAGGPSGQGLELLERVSQLCITARPELQGPQCEPGRSYSISSRSLSQLYVAVEESTCLCLQCCGPARSCSLRGYNRQAQEVFLFERPLRVDACCLGCCLMEMRAFTADQQLIGTVCQRWSMFTPLLEIRDSDGTSPIRIQGPCCPCRCYSNQEFQVVSKIGDKLGKIWKKWPGFNEDYNMDHEYFGIDVPLEMSPKTKVLVLAAAFLLNHMFFEMS; from the exons ATGTCGGCCGTGACGGCCCAGCCGGTTCCCTTCAGgctgctggagagagagaggcacatCGAGTCTCTGTTCAGGGCCTTCCGTGGAGGACAGCCCCGGCACAGTGGTATCAGTCGCTCCCTGGGGCATGGGGTCTCTCCCAGGCTCACGGGCTCCGAAGACCATGGCCGGGGACAGGAACGTGACAGGAAAGCCAGTCGGGCAGGGGCGGGAGGGGTGGCTGCTCTGGAGCTACGGTACCTGAAGGAGACGGAGCTGCAGGCTGGCCTCTCTGCGGCATCAGAACCAGAGGGTGCTGGAGGTCCCAGTGGACAAGGCCTGGAGCTGCTGGAGAGAGTGAGCCAGCTCTGCATCACTGCCAGGCCGGAGCTGCAAG GTCCACAGTGTGAGCCCGGGAGGTCCTACAGCATCTCCTCAAGATCCCTGAGTCAGTTGTATGTAGCTGTTGAAG AGAGCACATGCCTCTGTCTCCAGTGCTGCGGTCCCGCCCGGTCATGCTCTCTCCGGGGCTACAACAGACAGGCCCAGGAGGTCTTCCTGTTCGAGAGGCCCCTGAGAGTGGATGCCTGCTGTCTAGGCTGCTGTCTGATGGAAATGAGGGCCTTCACGGCGGACCAGCAGCTGATTGGCACCGTGTGCCAAAG ATGGAGCATGTTCACCCCTCTCCTGGAAATCCGTGACTCTGATGGGACTTCCCCCATCCGAATCCAGGGCCCCTGCTGTCCCTGCCGCTGCTATTCCAACCAGGAGTTTCAG GTGGTGTCCAAAATTGGAGACAAGCTGGGCAAGATATGGAAAAAATGGCCTGGTTTCAATGAAGACTACAACATGGACCATGAATACTTTGGGATAGATG TGCCTCTGGAAATGAGTCCCAAAACTAAAGTGCTGGTGCTGGCTGCTGCTTTCTTGTTG AACCACATGTTCTTTGAGATGAGCTGA
- the chrng gene encoding acetylcholine receptor subunit gamma isoform X1: MKVPLLSLLALLSCFPTGLLCRNQEERLLKDMMTGYNKNIRPVEKDGDVTQVTLKLTLTNLVSLNEREEALMTNVWIEMQWCDYRLKWNTSLYDGIDIIRVPSKSIWLPDIVLENNVDGKFEITLYTNALIDSSGCIYWLPPAIYRSACSIKVTYFPFDWQNCSMVFRSQTYSANEIDLVLTNEEGRTVEWIVIDPEAFTENGEWAIKHRPAKKLINSHYSKDDLEYQEVIFFLIIQRKPLFYIINMIVPCVLISSLGLLVYFLPAKAGGQKCTMSISILLAQTVFLFLIAQKVPETSQAVPLIGKFLMFAMTVTTIVVMNCVIVLNVSLRTPSTHIMTNDVRQILLNFVPRLLRMQMSLWSPKDAQPCPTSRRRSSLGLIAKADEYVLKTARTELMFRQQIAREGLMKSVLQKIQNGLEGGTVQDLSNSLAQASPEVRQCVASCNHIATSIQKQNDFQNENEEWFLVGRVVDRVCFLVMALLFALSTVGIFLMGHFNQAPSTPFPGDPNRYLP; this comes from the exons ATGAAGGTCCCACTGCTGTCCCTCCTGGCATTGCTGAGCTGCTTCCCCACAG GCCTACTGTGTCGAAACCAGGAAGAGAGGCTGCTGAAGGACATGATGACAGGCTACAACAAGAACATCCGCCCCGTGGAGAAGGACGGGGACGTCACCCAGGTCACACTGAAACTGACCCTCACTAACCTCGTCTCACTG AATGAACGAGAAGAGGCTCTCATGACCAACGTCTGGATCGAAATG CAATGGTGTGACTATCGGCTGAAATGGAACACCTCTCTGTACGACGGCATCGACATCATCAGAGTCCCCTCCAAAAGCATCTGGCTGCCCGACATCGTGCTGGAGAACAA CGTTGATGGCAAATTTGAGATCACTCTTTACACCAACGCCCTCATTGACTCCTCCGGTTGCATCTACTGGCTTCCGCCTGCCATCTACCGCAGTGCCTGCTCCATCAAAGTCACTTACTTCCCCTTTGACTGGCAGAACTGTTCCATGGTTTTTCG CTCGCAAACGTACAGCGCCAATGAGATTGACCTTGTCTTGACAAACGAAGAAGGTCGGACCGTTGAATGGATCGTGATCGACCCAGAAGCCTTCACAG AGAACGGGGAATGGGCGATCAAGCACAGACCAGCCAAGAAGCTCATCAACAGCCACTACAGCAAGGACGACCTCGAGTACCAGGAGGTGATCTTCTTCCTCATCATCCAGAGGAAGCCACTCTTCTACATCATCAACATGATCGTGCCTTGTGTGCTCATCTCTTCCCTGGGGCTTCTGGTCTACTTCCTGCCTGCTAAAG CGGGCGGGCAGAAGTGTACGATGTCTATCTCCATCCTCCTTGCACAGACTGTATTCCTCTTCCTCATCGCCCAGAAGGTACCTGAGACCTCCCAGGCTGTGCCCCTCATTGGGAA GTTTCTGATGTTTGCAATGACAGTGACCACCATCGTGGTGATGAACTGCGTCATTGTGCTCAATGTGTCTCTCCggacacccagcacccacatcATGACCAATGATGTCAGACAG ATCCTCCTGAATTTCGTGCCACGTCTCCTGAGAATGCAGATGAGTCTCTGGTCCCCAAAGGATGCCCAGCCATGCCCGACCTCTCGGCGCCGGAGCTCCCTGGGCTTGATCGCCAAGGCGGACGAGTACGTGCTGAAGACGGCGCGCACCGAGCTCATGTTCAGACAGCAGATCGCAAGAGAGGGGCTCATGAAGTCTGTGCTGCAGAAGATCC AAAATGGTCTGGAGGGGGGCACAGTTCAAGACCTAAGCAACAGCCTGGCACAAGCCAGCCCGGAGGTGCGCCAGTGTGTGGCATCCTGTAACCATATTGCCACCAGTATCCAGAAGCAAAATGACTTCCAGAAC GAGAATGAAGAATGGTTCCTCGTGGGCAGAGTGGTTGACAGGGTGTGTTTCTTGGTGATGGCATTGCTTTTTGCCCTCTCTACTGTCGGCATATTCCTCATGGGACACTTTAACCAAGCGCCTTCCACACCCTTCCCTGGAGATCCCAATAGATACCTGCCTTAG
- the chrng gene encoding acetylcholine receptor subunit gamma isoform X2, translating to MKVPLLSLLALLSCFPTGLLCRNQEERLLKDMMTGYNKNIRPVEKDGDVTQVTLKLTLTNLVSLNEREEALMTNVWIEMQWCDYRLKWNTSLYDGIDIIRVPSKSIWLPDIVLENNSQTYSANEIDLVLTNEEGRTVEWIVIDPEAFTENGEWAIKHRPAKKLINSHYSKDDLEYQEVIFFLIIQRKPLFYIINMIVPCVLISSLGLLVYFLPAKAGGQKCTMSISILLAQTVFLFLIAQKVPETSQAVPLIGKFLMFAMTVTTIVVMNCVIVLNVSLRTPSTHIMTNDVRQILLNFVPRLLRMQMSLWSPKDAQPCPTSRRRSSLGLIAKADEYVLKTARTELMFRQQIAREGLMKSVLQKIQNGLEGGTVQDLSNSLAQASPEVRQCVASCNHIATSIQKQNDFQNENEEWFLVGRVVDRVCFLVMALLFALSTVGIFLMGHFNQAPSTPFPGDPNRYLP from the exons ATGAAGGTCCCACTGCTGTCCCTCCTGGCATTGCTGAGCTGCTTCCCCACAG GCCTACTGTGTCGAAACCAGGAAGAGAGGCTGCTGAAGGACATGATGACAGGCTACAACAAGAACATCCGCCCCGTGGAGAAGGACGGGGACGTCACCCAGGTCACACTGAAACTGACCCTCACTAACCTCGTCTCACTG AATGAACGAGAAGAGGCTCTCATGACCAACGTCTGGATCGAAATG CAATGGTGTGACTATCGGCTGAAATGGAACACCTCTCTGTACGACGGCATCGACATCATCAGAGTCCCCTCCAAAAGCATCTGGCTGCCCGACATCGTGCTGGAGAACAA CTCGCAAACGTACAGCGCCAATGAGATTGACCTTGTCTTGACAAACGAAGAAGGTCGGACCGTTGAATGGATCGTGATCGACCCAGAAGCCTTCACAG AGAACGGGGAATGGGCGATCAAGCACAGACCAGCCAAGAAGCTCATCAACAGCCACTACAGCAAGGACGACCTCGAGTACCAGGAGGTGATCTTCTTCCTCATCATCCAGAGGAAGCCACTCTTCTACATCATCAACATGATCGTGCCTTGTGTGCTCATCTCTTCCCTGGGGCTTCTGGTCTACTTCCTGCCTGCTAAAG CGGGCGGGCAGAAGTGTACGATGTCTATCTCCATCCTCCTTGCACAGACTGTATTCCTCTTCCTCATCGCCCAGAAGGTACCTGAGACCTCCCAGGCTGTGCCCCTCATTGGGAA GTTTCTGATGTTTGCAATGACAGTGACCACCATCGTGGTGATGAACTGCGTCATTGTGCTCAATGTGTCTCTCCggacacccagcacccacatcATGACCAATGATGTCAGACAG ATCCTCCTGAATTTCGTGCCACGTCTCCTGAGAATGCAGATGAGTCTCTGGTCCCCAAAGGATGCCCAGCCATGCCCGACCTCTCGGCGCCGGAGCTCCCTGGGCTTGATCGCCAAGGCGGACGAGTACGTGCTGAAGACGGCGCGCACCGAGCTCATGTTCAGACAGCAGATCGCAAGAGAGGGGCTCATGAAGTCTGTGCTGCAGAAGATCC AAAATGGTCTGGAGGGGGGCACAGTTCAAGACCTAAGCAACAGCCTGGCACAAGCCAGCCCGGAGGTGCGCCAGTGTGTGGCATCCTGTAACCATATTGCCACCAGTATCCAGAAGCAAAATGACTTCCAGAAC GAGAATGAAGAATGGTTCCTCGTGGGCAGAGTGGTTGACAGGGTGTGTTTCTTGGTGATGGCATTGCTTTTTGCCCTCTCTACTGTCGGCATATTCCTCATGGGACACTTTAACCAAGCGCCTTCCACACCCTTCCCTGGAGATCCCAATAGATACCTGCCTTAG